In Hymenobacter gelipurpurascens, one DNA window encodes the following:
- a CDS encoding efflux RND transporter permease subunit has protein sequence MLALFIRRPVLSLVISLFITLLGGLALFTLPITQFPDIVPPSVTVTARYTGANAEVCAKAVATPLERAINGVPGMTYISSVSSNSGITLITVFFQVGTDPDLAAVNVQNRVQTVIDELPEEVIKAGVSTEKEVNSMLLYLNVMSEDPKVSEKFIYNFADINVLQELKRIDGVGFAEIMGQREYSMRVWLQPDRMLAYNVSADEVIEAIRAQNVEAAPGKSGESSGQDAQVLQYVLRYTGKLFEPKQYEDIVLRAEPDGSMLRLKDVAKVKFDVLSYGMVSKIDGKPSAAIMLKQRPGSNASDVIKQVKERMADLKVSSFPPGMTYNVAYDVSRFLDASIHEVLRTLVEAFLLVFVVVYLFLQDWRSTLIPALAVPVALVGTLFFMQLLGFSINLLTLFALVLAIGIVVDNAIVVVEAVHAKMHEKHLSAMDATLEAMSEIGGAIVAITLVMSAVFVPVSFMEGPVGVFYRQFSLTLAISIVISGVNALTLTPALCALMLKPTHAIEGDTPDAADGRRLGLMDRFFAGFNRRYESMATGYRNLVRTVANHRIITIGLLIGFCVATWGVNSILPSGFIPTEDQGMIYVNVTTPPGATVERTEKVLDQIQKAAAKLGPVESVSTLAGYSLMNEVAGASYGMSMINLKAWDDRKESVTELIALLNEQTKHINDADIQFFPPPTVPGFGNSSGFELRLLDRTGRGDLQQTAKVSNDFITALAKTPAVGAAFTGFDASFPQYLIHVDQDQAAKKGVTVDKAMSTLQTLMGSFYASNFIRFGQMYKVMVQADPSFRTKPEDVLKMYVKNDRNEMVPYSSFVRLERVYGPEQLTRYNMYTSAMLNGDAAPGFSSGDVIKTIEQVAAKELPRGYSYEWSGMTREQILSGNQALYVFAIVLVFVYLLLAAQYESFLLPLPVILSLPTGIFGAFLFLKLLGLENNIYAQVSLVMLIGLLGKNAILIIEFAVLRRKEGASALEAAVEGGYSRLRPILMTSFAFIAGLIPLCIATGAGALGNRSIGTAAAGGMFIGTLFGVVLIPGLYVLFAGREGKAKKKKPKQLTEAEPVHATA, from the coding sequence ATGCTTGCATTGTTCATTCGGCGGCCGGTGTTGTCGCTGGTCATATCCTTGTTTATTACCCTGTTAGGTGGCCTAGCGCTGTTCACGCTGCCCATCACGCAGTTCCCCGACATTGTACCGCCTTCCGTAACCGTTACGGCCCGCTACACCGGCGCCAACGCGGAAGTCTGCGCCAAGGCCGTGGCTACGCCCCTGGAACGCGCCATCAATGGCGTGCCGGGCATGACCTACATTTCCTCGGTGAGCAGCAACAGCGGCATCACGCTCATTACGGTGTTCTTCCAGGTAGGCACCGACCCCGACCTGGCGGCCGTAAACGTGCAGAACCGCGTGCAAACGGTAATCGACGAGTTGCCGGAAGAGGTTATCAAGGCGGGCGTGAGTACTGAGAAAGAGGTGAACAGCATGCTGCTCTACCTCAACGTGATGAGCGAAGACCCCAAGGTGAGCGAGAAGTTCATCTACAACTTCGCTGATATCAACGTATTGCAGGAGCTCAAGCGCATTGATGGCGTGGGCTTCGCTGAAATCATGGGCCAGCGCGAGTACTCCATGCGCGTGTGGCTGCAGCCCGACCGCATGCTGGCCTACAACGTGTCGGCTGATGAAGTAATCGAAGCCATCCGGGCCCAGAACGTGGAGGCGGCGCCGGGTAAATCGGGCGAGAGCTCGGGCCAGGATGCGCAGGTGCTGCAATATGTACTGCGCTACACCGGCAAGCTCTTCGAGCCCAAGCAGTACGAGGATATTGTGCTGCGCGCCGAGCCCGACGGCTCCATGCTTCGCCTCAAGGACGTGGCCAAAGTGAAGTTCGACGTACTCAGCTACGGCATGGTATCCAAGATTGATGGCAAGCCCTCAGCAGCCATCATGCTCAAGCAGCGCCCCGGCTCCAACGCCTCCGATGTAATTAAGCAGGTGAAGGAGCGCATGGCCGACCTAAAGGTATCGTCGTTTCCGCCCGGCATGACCTACAACGTGGCCTACGACGTGTCGCGGTTCCTCGATGCGTCTATCCATGAGGTACTGCGCACGCTGGTGGAGGCCTTCCTGCTGGTGTTCGTGGTGGTGTACCTGTTTCTGCAAGACTGGCGCTCCACGCTGATTCCGGCGCTGGCCGTGCCGGTGGCGTTGGTGGGCACGCTGTTTTTCATGCAGCTACTGGGCTTCAGCATCAACCTGCTCACGCTCTTTGCGCTGGTGCTGGCCATTGGTATTGTGGTCGATAATGCCATTGTAGTGGTGGAAGCGGTGCACGCTAAAATGCACGAGAAGCACCTTTCCGCCATGGATGCTACCCTGGAAGCCATGTCGGAAATTGGGGGCGCCATAGTAGCCATTACGCTGGTGATGTCGGCGGTATTCGTGCCGGTATCGTTCATGGAAGGCCCGGTAGGCGTGTTCTACCGCCAGTTCTCCCTCACGCTGGCTATTTCCATCGTGATTTCCGGGGTGAATGCCCTCACCCTCACACCGGCTCTGTGCGCGCTGATGCTGAAGCCCACGCACGCCATTGAAGGCGATACGCCGGATGCCGCCGATGGCCGACGGCTAGGCCTAATGGATCGGTTCTTTGCGGGCTTCAACCGCCGCTATGAGTCGATGGCTACCGGCTACCGCAACCTGGTGCGAACCGTGGCTAATCACCGCATCATTACCATAGGCCTACTGATCGGTTTCTGCGTGGCAACCTGGGGCGTAAACTCCATCCTTCCTTCCGGCTTCATCCCGACGGAAGACCAGGGCATGATTTACGTGAACGTGACCACGCCGCCCGGCGCCACAGTGGAACGCACCGAGAAAGTGCTCGACCAGATTCAGAAAGCCGCTGCCAAGCTCGGCCCGGTAGAGTCCGTTTCGACGCTGGCTGGCTATAGCCTTATGAACGAGGTGGCCGGCGCTTCTTACGGCATGAGCATGATCAACCTCAAGGCCTGGGACGACCGGAAGGAGTCCGTAACGGAGCTGATTGCCCTGCTCAACGAGCAAACCAAGCACATCAACGACGCTGACATTCAGTTCTTCCCACCGCCCACCGTGCCCGGCTTCGGTAACTCCAGCGGCTTCGAGCTGCGCCTCCTCGACCGCACCGGACGCGGCGACTTGCAGCAAACGGCCAAAGTTTCCAACGACTTCATCACGGCCCTGGCCAAAACACCCGCCGTGGGCGCGGCCTTCACCGGCTTCGATGCCAGCTTCCCACAGTACCTCATTCACGTCGATCAGGACCAGGCCGCCAAGAAGGGCGTGACTGTGGATAAGGCCATGAGCACGCTGCAAACCCTCATGGGCTCGTTTTACGCCTCCAACTTCATCCGCTTCGGGCAGATGTACAAGGTGATGGTGCAGGCCGATCCCAGCTTCCGGACCAAGCCCGAAGATGTGCTGAAAATGTACGTCAAGAACGACCGCAACGAGATGGTGCCCTACTCCAGCTTTGTGCGCTTGGAACGCGTGTACGGCCCCGAGCAGCTCACGCGCTACAACATGTACACCTCAGCCATGCTCAACGGCGACGCCGCCCCCGGCTTCTCCTCCGGCGACGTGATTAAGACCATTGAGCAGGTAGCCGCCAAAGAGCTGCCCCGCGGCTACAGCTACGAGTGGAGCGGCATGACGCGCGAGCAAATTCTGAGCGGCAACCAGGCGCTCTACGTGTTTGCCATCGTGCTGGTGTTTGTGTACCTACTGCTGGCGGCCCAGTATGAGAGCTTCCTGCTGCCGCTGCCGGTAATCCTGAGCCTGCCTACCGGCATCTTCGGGGCCTTCCTATTCCTGAAGCTGCTAGGCCTGGAAAACAACATCTACGCCCAGGTTTCGCTGGTTATGCTAATTGGCCTGCTGGGTAAAAACGCCATCCTCATCATTGAGTTTGCGGTGCTGCGCCGCAAAGAAGGTGCCTCAGCTCTAGAGGCCGCCGTGGAAGGTGGTTACTCGCGCCTCCGCCCTATCCTGATGACTTCCTTCGCCTTCATTGCCGGCCTGATTCCGCTGTGCATAGCCACTGGCGCGGGCGCCCTTGGCAACCGCTCCATCGGTACGGCCGCGGCAGGCGGCATGTTCATCGGCACCCTGTTCGGCGTCGTCCTGATTCCGGGGCTGTATGTGCTCTTCGCCGGGCGCGAAGGCAAGGCCAAAAAGAAGAAGCCCAAACAGCTAACCGAAGCCGAACCAGTTCACGCCACGGCATAG
- a CDS encoding efflux transporter outer membrane subunit, whose translation MTFPPLSIFTRRFLPALTGLALATGCRVAEPVPTPAASPMPASFTQAATPDSAGVAALTWRQFFGDKNLVCLIDTALQANPDLRIAVQRIEIARANLRVQRGALLPSVDAVASAGVDRYGAYTLNGVGNYDTNLSPNIDSRQRIPTPTPDFFLGLRSSWEIDLWGKLSQRKQAAYLRLLATEKGRHLVETALVAQVASLYFDLLALDNELAVLGKNQRLQESGLKIVKVQKQAGRANELAVQQFRAQLLRTRSLEAEARQRIVAAENELNRLLGRYPQRIARGLPILQQPLPARVQAGLPATMLLKRPDVQQAELELVAARADVAAARAAFLPSLTLTPYVGLNAYKASLLFNAPSSLAIGALAGLAGPIINRNALKANYSRSAAEQQVAYFEYQKAMQTGFEEVVTNLRGIGNYQRMYELQQQEVEALNQAVSISDDLFKANYATYLEVITAQRSVLEAELNLSNTRRQQFLRLIDLYRSLGGGWTPTTTVKK comes from the coding sequence ATGACCTTTCCTCCCCTTAGCATTTTTACCCGTCGATTTCTTCCAGCCCTGACTGGCCTAGCGCTGGCCACGGGCTGCCGCGTTGCCGAGCCCGTTCCGACTCCGGCCGCTTCTCCCATGCCAGCCAGCTTCACGCAGGCAGCCACCCCGGATTCGGCGGGCGTGGCGGCGTTGACGTGGCGGCAGTTTTTCGGGGATAAGAATCTGGTATGCCTCATTGATACCGCCCTGCAGGCAAATCCAGATTTGCGGATTGCGGTACAGCGTATTGAAATAGCCCGGGCCAACCTGCGGGTGCAGCGCGGCGCCTTGCTGCCCAGTGTGGATGCCGTAGCCAGCGCCGGCGTAGACCGCTACGGCGCCTACACACTAAACGGTGTCGGCAACTACGATACCAACCTCTCGCCCAACATTGATAGCCGCCAGCGCATCCCTACGCCCACTCCTGACTTTTTTCTGGGCCTACGCAGTTCCTGGGAAATCGACTTGTGGGGTAAGCTAAGTCAGCGCAAACAGGCCGCTTACCTGCGCCTGCTCGCTACCGAGAAAGGCCGCCATCTGGTAGAAACGGCCTTGGTTGCGCAAGTAGCTAGTCTGTATTTCGATTTGCTGGCCCTGGATAATGAGCTGGCCGTGCTGGGCAAAAACCAGCGCCTGCAGGAAAGTGGCCTAAAGATAGTAAAAGTGCAGAAGCAAGCCGGCCGGGCCAACGAGCTGGCCGTGCAGCAGTTCAGGGCGCAGCTCCTGCGCACCCGCAGCCTGGAAGCCGAAGCCCGTCAGCGCATTGTAGCCGCCGAAAACGAGCTAAACCGACTACTAGGCCGTTATCCGCAGCGCATTGCGCGTGGCTTGCCCATTTTGCAGCAGCCCTTACCCGCCCGTGTGCAGGCCGGTTTGCCCGCCACTATGCTCCTAAAGCGCCCCGATGTGCAACAAGCTGAGCTGGAGCTGGTGGCCGCCCGCGCCGATGTTGCTGCCGCCCGCGCCGCCTTTCTGCCTTCGCTCACGCTCACGCCGTACGTGGGCCTGAATGCCTACAAAGCTTCCCTCCTGTTCAATGCGCCTAGTTCCTTAGCTATTGGTGCGCTGGCCGGACTTGCGGGTCCGATCATCAACCGCAACGCGCTCAAGGCCAACTACAGCCGATCCGCCGCCGAGCAGCAGGTGGCCTACTTTGAGTATCAGAAAGCTATGCAAACGGGCTTCGAGGAAGTGGTAACCAACCTGCGCGGCATCGGCAACTACCAGCGCATGTACGAGTTGCAGCAGCAAGAAGTAGAAGCTCTCAACCAGGCCGTTTCCATCTCCGATGACCTGTTTAAAGCCAACTACGCCACCTATCTGGAGGTCATCACGGCCCAGCGCAGCGTGCTGGAAGCTGAGTTGAACCTGAGCAATACCCGCCGCCAGCAGTTCCTGCGCCTCATCGATCTATATCGCTCCCTGGGCGGCGGCTGGACGCCTACCACTACTGTGAAGAAATAG
- a CDS encoding ATP-grasp domain-containing protein — protein sequence MSHAQKPIGIYFEHPEWFKPLFAELDRRGLAYEKIDAAHHLFDPSEKESRYSLVVNRMSSSAYLRGHGQGIFHTAGYATHLERIGTRIINGSAATAIETNKARQLSLFSSLGLKFPKSFVVNHASRIADAARQLQFPIVVKVNIGGSGAGIIRFDTIEGVEAAVAAGQIDLGIDQTALVQEYVTPHGGNIHRVETLNGKFLYAMKVYTTGESFNLCPAEICQIPEEQSAEFCLTEAPKKGIQVEAFTPPAEVIEAVERIVAAAKIDVGGIEYLIDDRTGDVLFYDINALSNFVADAVNVVGFDPYARFVDYLETQLPGAKSGAAPVGADFITSSPADLIAQ from the coding sequence ATGTCGCACGCTCAAAAGCCCATTGGCATCTATTTCGAACACCCTGAGTGGTTTAAGCCCCTGTTTGCCGAGCTGGACCGCCGCGGACTGGCCTACGAGAAAATCGACGCCGCTCATCACCTCTTCGACCCCTCGGAAAAAGAGAGCCGCTACTCCTTGGTAGTGAACCGCATGAGTTCCTCAGCCTATTTGCGCGGTCACGGCCAGGGCATCTTCCACACGGCTGGCTATGCCACGCACCTGGAGCGTATTGGTACGCGCATTATCAATGGCTCGGCGGCTACGGCCATCGAAACTAACAAGGCCCGTCAGCTTTCCTTGTTCTCTTCATTGGGCCTGAAGTTCCCGAAGTCCTTTGTAGTAAACCACGCCTCACGTATTGCAGATGCCGCCCGGCAACTGCAGTTCCCCATCGTGGTGAAAGTGAACATTGGCGGCAGCGGCGCGGGCATTATCCGCTTTGACACGATTGAAGGCGTAGAGGCGGCCGTGGCCGCTGGCCAGATTGACCTAGGCATCGACCAAACGGCCTTGGTACAGGAATACGTAACGCCCCACGGCGGCAACATTCACCGCGTAGAAACGCTGAATGGCAAGTTTCTGTACGCCATGAAGGTGTACACCACCGGCGAAAGTTTCAACCTCTGCCCCGCCGAAATCTGCCAGATTCCGGAGGAACAATCGGCGGAGTTCTGCCTCACGGAGGCGCCTAAAAAAGGTATTCAGGTGGAAGCTTTCACGCCCCCAGCCGAGGTAATTGAAGCCGTGGAGCGCATTGTGGCCGCTGCTAAGATTGACGTGGGTGGCATCGAATACCTGATTGATGACCGCACCGGCGACGTGCTATTCTACGACATCAACGCCCTCTCCAACTTCGTGGCCGACGCCGTGAATGTGGTGGGCTTCGACCCCTACGCCCGCTTCGTGGACTACCTCGAAACGCAGCTGCCCGGCGCTAAGTCAGGCGCAGCACCTGTTGGTGCTGATTTCATTACTTCTTCCCCCGCTGACCTCATCGCACAATAA
- a CDS encoding LLM class flavin-dependent oxidoreductase — MRYGYWMPVFGGWLRNVEDENMRADWDYVKTLAQRSEELGYDLSLIAELNLNDIKGEEAPSLDAWSTAAALAAVTKKLELMVAVRPTFHSPALLAKQAANIDHISGGRLSLNVVSSWWQDEAKKYGVHFEQHDDRYARTAEWLHVVDNLWKQDHFTFEGKFYKVTDSILQPKPVSRPRPFLYAGGESEAAKNLIAAQCDGYVMHGDEPEAIGRRIQDLSQRREKLGLPPMKFGVAAYSVVRNTEQEVKKELERITNVNGSAAGYKNYQQWLAGTQLENQVSLQDYSVSNRGLRSGLTGTPDQVAERIAAFEAVGVDLFLLQCSPQLEEMERFSEAVIQVLA; from the coding sequence ATGAGATACGGATATTGGATGCCCGTTTTTGGCGGGTGGCTGCGCAACGTCGAGGACGAAAACATGCGCGCCGACTGGGACTATGTGAAAACGCTGGCCCAACGCAGCGAAGAGCTCGGCTACGACCTTTCGCTCATCGCGGAGCTGAATCTCAACGATATCAAGGGCGAAGAAGCCCCTTCCCTGGATGCCTGGAGCACGGCCGCCGCCCTGGCCGCCGTCACGAAGAAACTAGAGCTGATGGTGGCCGTGCGGCCCACCTTCCACTCGCCGGCCCTGCTGGCCAAGCAAGCCGCCAACATCGACCACATCAGTGGTGGCCGGTTGTCATTGAACGTGGTGTCGTCGTGGTGGCAGGATGAGGCCAAGAAGTACGGCGTGCACTTCGAGCAGCACGACGACCGTTACGCCCGCACCGCCGAGTGGCTGCACGTGGTCGATAACCTCTGGAAGCAGGACCACTTCACCTTCGAGGGCAAGTTCTACAAGGTAACCGACTCCATTCTGCAGCCCAAGCCGGTGTCGCGCCCCCGGCCGTTCCTCTACGCCGGTGGCGAATCGGAAGCCGCCAAAAACCTCATTGCCGCACAGTGCGACGGCTACGTCATGCACGGCGACGAGCCCGAGGCCATCGGCCGCCGCATTCAGGACCTGAGCCAGCGCCGTGAGAAGCTCGGCTTGCCACCCATGAAGTTTGGGGTGGCTGCCTACTCTGTGGTGCGCAACACGGAGCAGGAAGTGAAGAAGGAGCTGGAGCGCATCACCAACGTGAACGGTTCGGCGGCCGGCTACAAAAACTACCAGCAGTGGCTGGCTGGCACTCAGCTCGAAAACCAGGTATCGCTGCAGGATTACTCGGTCTCGAACCGTGGCCTGCGCTCCGGCCTCACCGGCACCCCCGACCAGGTAGCCGAGCGCATCGCCGCCTTCGAAGCTGTGGGCGTCGATCTGTTCCTGCTCCAGTGCAGCCCGCAGCTGGAGGAAATGGAGCGGTTCTCGGAAGCAGTGATTCAGGTACTGGCCTAG
- the chrA gene encoding chromate efflux transporter: MESALPVASADVPVAAPVSFAEAFRFWLKLGFISFGGPAGQIAMMNEYVVERRRWLDEEQFLHALNYCMLLPGPEAQQLATYIGWLLHGVRGGLVAGGLFVLPSVFMLLGLSWAYVEYGTVPAVAGLLYGLKPAVVAIVLGALLKIGEKALKTPLHMLMALASFLALFVGHLPFPVVVFSALLLGLLVQRWQPTWLGMKLTAPETIPTTEPSNHKWPRRVAKALLIALGLWIIPVAAAGLLTGEWSFWWQLTRFFTTAALVTFGGAYAVLPYVAQVAVEKFHWLTRLQMVDGLALGETTPGPLIMVLTFVGFMGAWQHGGHSVVWGAAGLLLTTFYTFLPSFLFIFVGAPLVERTRQDDRVKAALSVVTAAVVGVILNLGIYLGQAVVWPQGIQASPDWFSLVWAVLSVGALRWGKVNLILWIGVSALVGWGYTWLF; this comes from the coding sequence ATGGAATCAGCTTTACCTGTTGCTTCAGCCGATGTTCCCGTTGCGGCGCCAGTGTCTTTCGCGGAGGCATTTCGCTTCTGGCTGAAGCTCGGGTTCATCAGCTTCGGCGGGCCAGCTGGCCAGATTGCCATGATGAACGAGTATGTGGTAGAACGCCGCCGCTGGCTGGATGAGGAGCAGTTTCTGCATGCTTTGAACTATTGCATGCTCCTACCCGGCCCCGAGGCGCAACAGCTGGCCACCTACATTGGGTGGCTGCTCCACGGCGTGCGGGGTGGCCTAGTGGCGGGCGGCCTGTTCGTGCTGCCCTCGGTGTTTATGCTGCTGGGCTTGAGCTGGGCGTATGTGGAATATGGCACGGTGCCCGCGGTGGCTGGGCTGCTGTATGGACTGAAGCCGGCCGTAGTTGCCATTGTGCTGGGGGCGCTGTTGAAGATTGGAGAAAAAGCCCTGAAAACGCCTCTACATATGCTGATGGCACTGGCCAGCTTTCTGGCGCTGTTCGTAGGCCACTTGCCGTTCCCGGTGGTAGTGTTCAGCGCCTTGCTGCTCGGCCTATTGGTGCAACGCTGGCAGCCAACCTGGCTGGGCATGAAGCTAACAGCCCCGGAAACTATTCCAACTACTGAACCTAGTAACCACAAGTGGCCTAGACGAGTGGCCAAAGCCCTCCTGATTGCGCTAGGCCTCTGGATAATTCCGGTAGCAGCTGCCGGGCTGCTCACTGGCGAATGGAGCTTCTGGTGGCAGCTGACGCGGTTTTTCACTACGGCGGCGCTGGTTACGTTCGGCGGGGCCTACGCCGTGCTGCCTTATGTGGCCCAGGTAGCAGTCGAGAAATTTCACTGGCTCACACGCCTGCAAATGGTCGATGGCTTGGCCCTCGGCGAAACCACGCCGGGCCCACTTATTATGGTGCTCACCTTCGTCGGGTTCATGGGTGCCTGGCAACACGGTGGGCACTCGGTGGTGTGGGGGGCGGCGGGGCTCCTGCTCACCACTTTTTACACCTTCCTGCCGAGCTTCCTGTTCATTTTTGTGGGCGCCCCGCTGGTGGAGCGCACGCGCCAGGATGACCGTGTGAAAGCGGCCTTGAGTGTCGTCACGGCAGCTGTGGTGGGGGTTATCCTGAACCTCGGCATTTATCTCGGCCAGGCAGTTGTGTGGCCGCAGGGAATTCAAGCTTCGCCAGATTGGTTTAGCCTCGTATGGGCAGTGCTTTCGGTGGGCGCGCTGCGCTGGGGCAAGGTGAATCTCATCCTCTGGATTGGCGTGAGTGCCTTGGTCGGCTGGGGGTATACCTGGCTGTTCTAG
- a CDS encoding ATP-dependent helicase: protein MGLDYLSLLNPSQAAAVMQIDGPCMIIAGAGSGKTRVLTYRIANLLEKNVDPFNILALTFTNKAAKEMRARIEKVVGPEAKNLWMGTFHSIFARILRSEADKIGYPRSFTIYDTQDSKTLIGQIVKELELDDKLYKPNLVLGRISAAKNKLISVQQYLNDPVIKQDDEAALRPKIGVLYQQYASRCFKAGAMDFDDLLYQTNVLFKDHPDVLNKYQNIFKYVMVDEYQDTNYSQYLIARKLAAKERNICVVGDDAQSIYAFRGADIQNILNFEKDYPELQVFKLEQNYRSTKNIVWAANSVIKNNQAQLRKDVFSDNEDGPLIEVLKAASDNEEGKLVAQSIYEDKMNHHLSYDDFAILYRTNAQSRAMEESLRKLNIKYKIVGGLSFYQRKEIKDLVAYLRLTVNPNDEQALRRVINYPKRGIGDTTLAKLINSAEESNHTIWEVVSNADKFLPTRTANPIVDFAEKIKAYTAVAAKEDAFEAAKFIAKNSGMIEELYADKSIEGLSRYENIQELLNGVKAYTEDPEREDKSLGAFLQDIALVTDADTKDAQSEGEQVTLMTIHSAKGLEFRNVYIVGMEENLFPSQMMITSRADLEEERRLFYVAITRAEKKLTLSYATSRYQWGNLRSCEKSRFLDEIDPQYVDFKFSSGPAGSPMDSAFGHVLERRSNLIPAAPRKTVATKYVAPSDFQPSDTSNLQNGQRVEHPKFGFGQVTKLENQNGSVKAIIQFEEVGEKTLLLSFAKLRIV, encoded by the coding sequence ATGGGACTCGATTATCTTTCTCTATTGAACCCCTCGCAGGCCGCTGCCGTGATGCAAATCGATGGCCCCTGCATGATTATAGCGGGTGCCGGCTCGGGCAAAACCCGGGTGCTCACTTACCGCATTGCCAACCTGCTGGAAAAAAACGTTGATCCGTTCAACATCCTGGCCCTCACCTTTACCAACAAGGCGGCCAAGGAGATGCGCGCCCGTATTGAAAAGGTAGTTGGCCCCGAGGCCAAAAACCTCTGGATGGGCACCTTCCACAGCATTTTCGCCCGCATTCTGCGCTCCGAAGCCGATAAAATCGGCTACCCCCGCTCCTTCACTATCTACGATACTCAGGATTCCAAAACTCTGATCGGCCAGATTGTGAAAGAGCTGGAGCTGGACGATAAGCTCTACAAGCCCAACCTCGTGCTCGGCCGTATTTCGGCGGCGAAAAACAAGCTCATTTCGGTGCAGCAATACCTCAACGACCCCGTAATCAAGCAGGACGATGAGGCCGCCCTCCGCCCCAAGATCGGGGTGCTGTACCAGCAGTACGCCAGCCGGTGCTTCAAGGCCGGTGCCATGGACTTCGACGACTTGCTCTACCAGACCAACGTCCTGTTCAAAGACCACCCCGATGTACTGAACAAGTACCAGAACATCTTCAAGTATGTGATGGTGGATGAGTACCAGGACACCAACTACTCGCAGTACCTGATTGCGCGCAAGCTGGCGGCCAAGGAGCGCAACATCTGCGTGGTGGGTGATGATGCGCAAAGCATTTACGCCTTCCGGGGCGCTGATATTCAGAACATTCTAAATTTCGAGAAAGACTACCCGGAGCTGCAGGTGTTCAAGCTGGAGCAGAACTACCGCTCCACCAAGAACATTGTGTGGGCCGCCAACTCGGTTATCAAGAACAACCAAGCTCAGCTGCGCAAAGACGTTTTCTCGGATAACGAGGACGGCCCGCTGATTGAAGTGCTGAAAGCTGCCTCCGATAACGAGGAGGGCAAACTGGTGGCGCAAAGCATCTACGAGGACAAGATGAACCACCATCTTTCCTACGACGACTTTGCCATCCTGTACCGCACCAATGCCCAGAGCCGGGCGATGGAGGAATCCTTGCGCAAGCTCAACATCAAGTATAAGATTGTAGGCGGCCTGAGCTTCTATCAGCGCAAGGAAATCAAGGACTTAGTGGCCTACCTGCGCCTGACGGTAAACCCCAATGACGAGCAGGCCCTGCGCCGCGTCATCAACTACCCCAAGCGCGGCATCGGCGATACCACGCTGGCCAAGCTCATCAACTCGGCCGAGGAATCGAACCACACCATCTGGGAAGTGGTCAGCAATGCCGACAAGTTTTTGCCGACTCGCACAGCGAATCCGATTGTCGATTTCGCGGAGAAGATAAAGGCCTATACCGCTGTAGCGGCCAAGGAAGATGCCTTTGAGGCGGCCAAGTTCATTGCCAAGAACTCGGGCATGATTGAGGAGCTGTATGCTGACAAGAGCATCGAGGGCCTCTCCCGCTACGAGAACATTCAGGAACTCCTGAACGGGGTGAAGGCCTACACCGAGGACCCCGAGCGGGAGGATAAGTCGCTGGGTGCCTTCCTGCAGGATATTGCCCTCGTGACCGACGCCGACACCAAGGACGCGCAGAGCGAAGGCGAGCAGGTGACGCTTATGACCATTCACTCGGCCAAGGGCCTGGAGTTCCGCAATGTATACATCGTGGGCATGGAGGAAAACCTCTTCCCTTCCCAGATGATGATTACGTCGCGGGCTGATTTGGAGGAAGAGCGCCGCCTGTTTTACGTGGCCATCACGCGGGCCGAGAAGAAGCTCACGCTGAGCTACGCTACCTCGCGCTATCAGTGGGGCAACCTGCGCAGCTGCGAGAAAAGCCGCTTTCTCGACGAAATTGATCCGCAGTATGTTGATTTCAAGTTCTCTTCAGGTCCGGCTGGCAGCCCCATGGACTCGGCCTTTGGCCATGTACTAGAGCGCCGCAGCAACCTCATTCCAGCAGCGCCGCGCAAAACGGTAGCCACCAAGTACGTGGCACCTTCTGACTTTCAGCCTTCCGATACCAGCAACCTGCAAAACGGGCAGCGCGTGGAGCATCCGAAATTTGGTTTTGGGCAGGTGACGAAACTCGAAAACCAGAACGGCTCGGTAAAAGCCATTATTCAGTTTGAAGAAGTTGGGGAGAAGACGTTGCTGCTGAGCTTTGCCAAATTGCGCATCGTCTAA